Proteins encoded within one genomic window of Couchioplanes caeruleus:
- a CDS encoding siderophore-interacting protein, which produces MTVDTPYRFFRVRVGDLRRLSPSFLRVTFTGADLDAFADNGRDQRIKLVLPAPVGGYDDLPDGPDWYPLWRALPQQRQAPLRTYTVSAVRPARREVDVELVLHGDGGPASRWANRAQLGEPMRLIGPDARFPGDHGGVTFHPPHHEALLLAGDETAVPAIASILAGLPPTACGEVVLEVPHTDDALALEAPAGIRTTWLARGDAAHGTLLIPGVQAAAERLAPAPATPRHDAIDDVDIDAGILWEVPDAPPATTGIYAWLAGEAGVIKILRRYLVADRGLDRRAVAFMGYWRTGRAEQT; this is translated from the coding sequence GTGACGGTCGATACGCCGTACCGCTTCTTCCGCGTCCGGGTCGGCGACCTGCGGCGGCTCAGCCCGTCGTTCCTGCGCGTCACGTTCACCGGCGCCGACCTGGACGCCTTCGCCGACAACGGGCGGGACCAGCGCATCAAGCTGGTCCTTCCGGCGCCGGTCGGCGGCTACGACGACCTACCCGACGGCCCGGACTGGTACCCGCTCTGGCGTGCGCTCCCGCAGCAGCGTCAGGCCCCGTTGCGTACGTACACCGTCAGCGCCGTGCGTCCCGCCCGCCGTGAGGTCGACGTCGAGCTTGTCCTGCATGGCGACGGCGGACCGGCCTCACGCTGGGCCAACCGCGCCCAGCTCGGCGAACCCATGAGGCTGATCGGCCCGGATGCCCGCTTCCCCGGCGACCACGGCGGCGTCACGTTCCACCCACCGCACCACGAGGCGCTGCTGCTGGCCGGTGATGAGACCGCGGTACCCGCCATCGCCTCCATCCTGGCCGGACTACCACCCACCGCCTGCGGCGAGGTGGTCCTCGAAGTGCCGCACACCGATGACGCGCTCGCCCTCGAAGCGCCGGCCGGCATCCGGACCACCTGGCTCGCCCGCGGGGATGCCGCACACGGCACCCTGCTCATCCCCGGCGTCCAGGCAGCGGCCGAACGACTGGCGCCCGCTCCGGCAACGCCCCGCCACGACGCGATCGACGACGTCGACATCGACGCCGGCATCCTCTGGGAGGTGCCGGACGCACCGCCGGCCACGACCGGCATCTACGCATGGCTGGCCGGCGAGGCCGGAGTCATCAAGATCTTGCGGCGGTATCTCGTCGCCGATCGCGGCCTCGA
- a CDS encoding iron ABC transporter permease has protein sequence MSQIVEAPLGPVTAPAPPALAPPAPAPVRVARVLVLTVVTVAVVLLLAAVHLTQGTSDIGAAELLGLLFGGGDADTARVLVAARLPRLLAGLAVGLALGVAGATLQSLARNPLASPDTLAVNAGAHLAVVAAAAFGLALPVLPAGGLAFCGGLAAAGFVLMLSAGGTSGPARLILAGSATAFALNALTVLFMLLFQRETVGFYAWGNGTLVQSDLHAVAHMAPVIALGVAGCLVIGRRLDILALGDDTATVLGLHVRRTRMAGTVLAVLLSAAAVTIAGPVGFVGLCAPVIVRLLAPLAPGLHRHRLLMPLSGAAGIIVVLGSDILLRQFLGGQAGVDVPTGVVTSLFGAAMLVWLARRHRDTAPNPAAGTSALARVRSAAVVRVVVVTCVAGLAGATLLGVLAGDTLLRTGDVANWVSGRAGPAVTYVLDQRYPRVLAALLAGAALAVAGTTVQAVCRNPLAEPGILGVTAGAGVGAVALLTYVPLAGVWAMSAVAGLAALLTFALVYALAWRGGLSSDRLILVGVGVFTAGTAVITFIIISTDPWNTGKALTWLSGSTYGRTAVQVAPVAVALLLITPVLAGVTRRLDLLALDDDTPRVLGIRLERTRLFTLAAAALLTSTAVSAVGVIGFVGLVAPHAARALVGGRHSRVLPVAALLGALLVSLADTVGRTVIAPAQIPAGLVAAMIGTPYFVWLLWRSRVRPAGG, from the coding sequence TTGAGCCAGATCGTCGAGGCGCCCCTGGGGCCGGTCACCGCGCCGGCCCCACCCGCGCTGGCCCCACCCGCGCCGGCGCCGGTGCGGGTGGCCCGCGTCCTGGTGCTGACGGTCGTGACGGTCGCCGTCGTGCTGCTGCTCGCGGCCGTGCATCTCACCCAGGGCACCAGCGACATCGGTGCCGCCGAGCTGCTCGGGCTGCTCTTCGGCGGGGGCGACGCCGACACGGCCCGCGTACTGGTGGCGGCCCGCCTGCCCCGGCTGCTCGCCGGGCTGGCGGTCGGGCTCGCGCTCGGCGTTGCCGGCGCCACTCTGCAATCGCTGGCCCGCAACCCGCTCGCGTCACCGGACACCCTCGCCGTGAACGCCGGCGCCCACCTCGCGGTGGTCGCCGCCGCCGCGTTCGGCCTCGCCCTGCCGGTCCTGCCCGCCGGCGGGTTGGCGTTCTGCGGCGGGCTCGCCGCCGCCGGATTCGTGCTGATGTTGTCGGCCGGCGGCACGTCCGGTCCCGCCCGGCTCATCCTCGCCGGCTCCGCGACCGCGTTCGCCCTCAATGCGCTGACCGTGCTGTTCATGCTGTTGTTCCAGCGCGAGACCGTCGGCTTCTACGCCTGGGGCAACGGCACCCTGGTGCAGAGCGATCTGCACGCCGTCGCCCACATGGCGCCGGTCATCGCGCTGGGCGTCGCCGGTTGCCTGGTCATCGGCCGCCGGCTCGACATCCTCGCTCTGGGCGATGACACCGCTACCGTGCTCGGCCTGCACGTGCGCCGTACCCGGATGGCAGGCACCGTGCTGGCCGTGCTGCTGTCCGCCGCCGCGGTGACCATCGCCGGCCCGGTCGGCTTCGTCGGCCTGTGCGCGCCGGTCATCGTGCGCTTGCTTGCCCCGCTCGCGCCCGGCCTGCACCGGCATCGGCTGCTCATGCCGCTCTCCGGCGCGGCCGGCATCATCGTCGTGCTCGGCTCCGACATCCTGCTGCGCCAGTTCCTCGGCGGACAGGCCGGCGTCGACGTACCCACCGGGGTCGTCACGTCGCTGTTCGGTGCGGCCATGCTGGTCTGGCTCGCCCGCCGGCACCGCGACACGGCCCCGAACCCTGCCGCCGGCACCAGCGCCCTGGCCCGGGTACGTTCGGCCGCCGTCGTCCGCGTCGTCGTCGTCACCTGTGTCGCCGGACTCGCCGGCGCTACCCTGCTCGGCGTGCTCGCCGGCGACACCTTGCTGCGCACCGGCGACGTCGCCAACTGGGTGAGTGGACGGGCCGGCCCGGCGGTCACGTACGTGCTCGACCAGCGCTATCCCCGCGTGCTCGCCGCGTTGCTCGCCGGGGCCGCGCTCGCCGTGGCCGGCACCACGGTGCAGGCCGTGTGCCGCAACCCGCTCGCCGAGCCCGGCATCCTCGGCGTCACCGCCGGCGCCGGCGTGGGCGCGGTCGCGCTGCTCACCTACGTCCCCCTCGCCGGGGTGTGGGCCATGTCGGCGGTCGCCGGCCTCGCCGCGCTGCTCACCTTCGCTCTGGTCTACGCGCTGGCGTGGCGCGGTGGGTTGAGTTCCGACCGGCTCATTCTTGTCGGTGTCGGAGTGTTCACCGCGGGCACCGCCGTCATCACGTTCATCATCATCTCCACCGACCCGTGGAACACCGGCAAGGCGCTCACCTGGCTGTCCGGATCCACGTACGGCCGTACCGCGGTCCAGGTGGCCCCGGTTGCGGTGGCGCTGCTGCTCATCACCCCGGTTCTGGCCGGCGTCACCCGGCGGCTGGACCTGCTCGCTCTCGACGACGACACCCCCCGGGTGCTCGGCATCCGGCTGGAACGCACCCGCCTGTTCACCTTGGCCGCCGCCGCGCTGCTCACCTCCACCGCCGTCTCGGCGGTCGGCGTCATCGGCTTCGTCGGGCTGGTCGCACCCCACGCCGCCCGTGCTCTCGTCGGCGGCCGGCACAGTCGGGTCCTGCCCGTCGCGGCGCTGCTGGGTGCCCTGCTGGTCAGTCTCGCCGACACCGTGGGACGCACCGTCATCGCACCCGCCCAGATCCCCGCCGGTCTCGTCGCGGCCATGATCGGCACCCCGTACTTCGTCTGGCTGCTGTGGCGTTCCCGCGTCCGGCCGGCGGGCGGATAG
- a CDS encoding iron-siderophore ABC transporter substrate-binding protein, producing MTRFRILAASALAAGLLLTGCGTTEDPAAGSSAAAAGGGPVTFTDSRGKAVTLPAPATKVVGLEWGEVEMLATLGVAPVGVADVKGFTTWNTAVKLDAGVKDVGTRGEPSVDSIAALKPDLVVMGSDAAATLAPQLEKFVPVLVTKGSDAARNLTRMREDFTLIATAVGKTDKAKQVLSDFDSALAAGKKKIADAGAAGRHFAIADGWKEGSTISIRMFGQGALVSQVGIALGLQNAWAGKVDGVWGLGQTDVEGLNALKDKDVHFFYNASDGTDVFADGLGANAIWKALPFVQKNQMHKMPNGIWTFGGPLSCQQYLDQLVKVYAP from the coding sequence ATGACGAGATTCCGTATCCTTGCCGCCTCCGCTCTGGCGGCGGGCCTGCTCTTGACCGGCTGCGGCACCACCGAGGATCCCGCCGCCGGTAGCAGTGCGGCCGCGGCCGGCGGTGGGCCGGTCACGTTCACCGACAGCCGCGGCAAGGCCGTCACCCTCCCGGCCCCGGCCACCAAGGTCGTCGGGCTGGAGTGGGGTGAGGTCGAGATGCTGGCGACCCTCGGCGTTGCGCCGGTCGGCGTCGCCGACGTCAAGGGCTTCACCACCTGGAACACCGCGGTCAAGCTCGACGCGGGTGTCAAGGACGTCGGCACCCGCGGCGAGCCGAGCGTCGACTCGATCGCCGCCCTCAAGCCCGATCTCGTCGTGATGGGTTCCGACGCCGCCGCGACGCTCGCGCCGCAGCTCGAGAAGTTCGTGCCGGTGCTGGTCACCAAGGGCAGCGACGCCGCCCGCAACCTCACCCGCATGCGGGAGGACTTCACCCTCATCGCGACCGCGGTGGGTAAGACCGACAAGGCGAAGCAGGTGCTCTCCGACTTCGACTCCGCACTCGCCGCGGGCAAGAAGAAGATCGCCGACGCCGGCGCGGCCGGGCGGCACTTCGCGATCGCCGACGGGTGGAAGGAAGGCAGCACCATCTCGATCCGGATGTTCGGACAGGGTGCGCTGGTGTCCCAGGTCGGCATCGCGCTCGGACTGCAGAACGCCTGGGCCGGCAAGGTCGACGGGGTGTGGGGTCTGGGGCAGACCGACGTCGAAGGGCTCAACGCGCTGAAGGACAAGGACGTCCACTTCTTCTACAACGCCTCGGACGGCACCGACGTCTTCGCCGACGGGCTGGGCGCGAACGCCATCTGGAAGGCCCTGCCGTTCGTGCAGAAGAACCAGATGCACAAGATGCCCAACGGCATCTGGACCTTCGGCGGGCCGCTGTCCTGCCAGCAGTACCTCGACCAGCTCGTCAAGGTCTACGCCCCTTGA
- a CDS encoding ABC transporter ATP-binding protein, with translation MFSADDVPVGLRGDRLDLGYHGKPVVHDASITLAAGAVTALVGPNGSGKSTLLRALARLHRPASGSVLLADGTSALAMSARDFARRVTLLAQSRPTPSGVTVQDVVGYGRHPYRGRWRGDDPDGPRAVAWAMDVTGVGPMAGRAVDELSGGERQRVWLATCLAQDTRVLLLDEPTTYLDLRYQVEILDLVRDLAEEHGVAVGVVLHDLNQAAAVADRVVLLHGGAVLASGDPVEVFTPQRLSTAYGIPVEVFTEPDTGLVTTRPVGRHTRRPSTVFTHPSTNGSAPS, from the coding sequence GTGTTCAGTGCTGATGACGTGCCGGTGGGTCTGCGTGGTGACCGCCTGGATCTGGGATACCACGGCAAGCCGGTCGTTCACGACGCGTCGATCACGCTCGCGGCCGGCGCGGTGACCGCGCTCGTCGGTCCGAACGGCAGCGGCAAGTCGACGCTGCTGCGTGCCCTCGCCCGCCTGCATCGCCCGGCCAGCGGCAGTGTGCTGCTCGCCGACGGCACGTCGGCGCTGGCCATGTCGGCCAGGGACTTCGCGCGGCGGGTCACGCTGCTCGCGCAGAGCCGGCCCACCCCGAGCGGGGTCACCGTGCAGGACGTGGTCGGATACGGCCGCCACCCGTACCGCGGCCGGTGGCGGGGCGACGACCCCGACGGACCGCGCGCCGTCGCCTGGGCGATGGACGTCACGGGCGTTGGGCCGATGGCCGGGCGTGCCGTCGATGAGCTGTCCGGCGGTGAGCGGCAACGGGTGTGGCTGGCGACCTGCCTGGCGCAGGACACGCGCGTGCTGCTGCTCGACGAGCCCACCACCTACCTCGACCTGCGCTACCAGGTGGAGATCCTCGACCTCGTGCGAGATCTCGCCGAGGAGCACGGCGTGGCGGTCGGCGTCGTGCTGCACGACCTCAACCAGGCCGCCGCGGTCGCTGACCGGGTCGTGCTGCTGCACGGTGGCGCGGTGCTGGCCAGCGGCGACCCCGTCGAGGTGTTCACTCCGCAGCGGCTGAGCACGGCCTACGGCATCCCTGTCGAGGTGTTCACCGAGCCGGATACCGGCCTGGTGACCACCCGCCCGGTCGGGCGGCACACCCGCCGTCCCTCGACCGTCTTCACCCACCCTTCCACGAATGGCAGCGCACCTTCATGA
- a CDS encoding ATP-binding protein: MRTIRGGASPVMIGRESELRRLAQLASAHEPAVAIIAGEPGIGKTRLVHELLATVPAETVVLVGQAEPGSLSRPYEVLLDAIDGRPEVDEEQLAVLADPRRSPVERLHTGLAILADLIGDCAAVIVFEDLHWADSESAALFERIADQRGPRLLIGTYRPDEVTRRQPVAGLLPRMERRHTVTHVRLDRLTPSQTAAMLAAATGAPAPLRAVTALHHRTGGNPFFLEELLRALPSSDVEALVEQPLPWSLAEVLRRQVDDLDPVSRRIVEAATVLGHRIPFDLLADVTGASEDELIAVLRDLVTRGVLVESGEDEFAFRHALVREAIADQMLGRQRRRLHEAALDVLLSGGASDPAMVAHHARGAGRYDDMIAAARRGTELYLSIGSAYQALQLAEMGLDEVPDDTDLLASAARAAWLAGLLDDALRYGRRWRDLATTMTDRAESLYLLVRIAWESRETDEMRTLTHDIGTLIAQLPPGADQARAMTAIAQSAYLRDDLDAALHWSERALALADEFDLPTVRLAALIEKGSTLLERPHTAADGRKILSTLVDEAEKAGEWVLAARALNVLMHGEPPTSPVEHAATLERMRVDAERAGFESLAVATYFQGRARLAVRAGNLSAAIAALEEGREQDRSYQRRGRWADYHGQFLAGLYLEAGELDRVERLITDLAALPDNPSTTIPGLAFHLACRRADLARAEETLDELFAALTEQTWRSGEQAHDLISAALDVGIPTHRLDQMAAALLDADVWDAYRTLVDAQIAEAHGRHAEALARYLSITDAHILEPAVRACVRIYAARCLLADDRREEATAQVEAAVPLLADWRGWRVTQLAQVRAQLGMAPADAAPAVTGPTALTPREREVAVLISDGLTNTELARRLYISPKTAAVHVSNILRKLGVSSRTEVGDRVGRP, translated from the coding sequence GTGCGAACCATCCGCGGCGGTGCCAGCCCGGTGATGATCGGGCGGGAGAGCGAGCTACGCCGGCTGGCGCAGCTCGCTTCGGCGCACGAGCCGGCGGTCGCGATCATCGCGGGCGAGCCGGGCATCGGAAAGACCCGGCTGGTGCACGAGCTGCTGGCAACCGTGCCGGCGGAGACCGTGGTGCTGGTCGGGCAGGCGGAGCCCGGCTCGCTGTCCCGGCCGTACGAGGTGCTCCTGGACGCCATCGACGGCCGCCCGGAGGTCGACGAGGAGCAGTTGGCGGTGCTCGCGGACCCGCGGCGCAGCCCGGTCGAGCGCCTCCACACCGGTCTGGCCATCCTGGCGGACCTGATCGGCGACTGCGCCGCGGTCATCGTCTTCGAGGATCTGCACTGGGCCGACTCGGAGAGCGCGGCGCTGTTCGAGCGGATCGCCGACCAGCGCGGGCCGCGGCTGCTCATCGGGACGTACCGGCCGGACGAGGTGACCCGCCGCCAACCGGTGGCCGGCCTGCTGCCCCGGATGGAGCGCCGGCACACCGTCACCCACGTACGGCTGGATCGCCTTACCCCCTCGCAGACCGCGGCGATGCTGGCGGCGGCCACCGGCGCTCCGGCGCCGCTGCGCGCCGTGACGGCGCTGCACCACCGCACCGGCGGCAACCCGTTCTTCCTGGAGGAACTGCTGCGTGCGCTGCCCAGCTCCGATGTGGAGGCGCTGGTCGAGCAGCCGCTGCCGTGGAGCCTCGCCGAGGTGCTCCGTCGCCAGGTCGACGACCTCGACCCGGTCAGCCGCCGCATCGTCGAGGCGGCCACCGTGCTCGGGCACCGTATCCCGTTCGACCTGCTCGCCGATGTGACCGGTGCGAGCGAGGACGAGCTCATCGCCGTGCTGCGCGACCTGGTCACCCGGGGCGTCCTGGTCGAGTCCGGCGAGGACGAGTTCGCGTTCCGGCACGCGCTGGTCCGTGAGGCGATCGCCGACCAGATGCTCGGCCGGCAGCGCCGCCGGCTCCACGAGGCGGCGCTCGACGTACTCCTGAGCGGTGGCGCCTCCGACCCGGCCATGGTGGCGCACCACGCCCGCGGCGCCGGCCGGTACGACGACATGATCGCGGCGGCCCGCCGCGGTACCGAGCTCTACCTCTCCATCGGCTCCGCCTACCAGGCCCTGCAGTTGGCGGAGATGGGCCTCGACGAGGTGCCCGACGACACCGACCTGCTTGCCTCCGCGGCCCGAGCGGCGTGGCTGGCCGGGCTGCTGGACGACGCTCTGCGGTACGGCCGGCGATGGCGTGATCTCGCCACCACCATGACCGACCGGGCCGAGTCGCTGTACCTCCTGGTCCGCATCGCCTGGGAGTCCCGCGAGACCGACGAGATGCGTACCCTGACCCACGACATCGGGACCCTGATCGCGCAGTTGCCGCCGGGCGCCGACCAGGCGCGGGCGATGACCGCGATCGCGCAGTCGGCGTACCTGCGCGATGACCTGGACGCCGCGCTGCACTGGTCCGAGCGCGCGCTGGCGCTGGCAGACGAGTTCGACCTGCCGACCGTACGCCTGGCCGCGCTGATCGAGAAGGGCTCGACGCTCCTGGAGCGCCCTCATACCGCCGCCGACGGCCGCAAGATCCTGTCCACCCTCGTCGACGAGGCCGAGAAGGCGGGCGAGTGGGTGCTGGCCGCCCGTGCCCTCAACGTCCTGATGCACGGCGAGCCACCCACCTCACCGGTCGAGCACGCCGCAACTCTGGAACGGATGCGGGTCGACGCCGAGCGAGCCGGCTTCGAGTCGCTCGCGGTGGCCACGTACTTCCAGGGCCGGGCCCGGCTCGCGGTGCGGGCCGGCAACCTGAGCGCCGCGATCGCTGCGCTGGAGGAGGGGCGCGAGCAGGACCGTAGCTATCAGCGCCGGGGCCGCTGGGCCGACTACCACGGGCAGTTCCTCGCCGGGCTCTACCTGGAGGCCGGCGAGCTGGACCGGGTCGAGCGGCTCATCACCGACCTGGCAGCGCTGCCCGACAACCCGTCGACCACGATTCCCGGCCTCGCGTTCCACCTCGCCTGCCGCCGCGCCGACCTCGCGCGTGCCGAGGAGACGCTGGACGAACTCTTCGCGGCCCTGACCGAGCAGACGTGGCGCAGCGGCGAACAGGCCCACGACCTGATCTCCGCCGCGCTGGACGTCGGCATACCGACGCACAGGCTCGACCAGATGGCCGCAGCGCTGCTCGACGCCGACGTCTGGGACGCCTACCGCACGCTCGTCGACGCCCAGATCGCGGAGGCGCACGGCCGGCACGCCGAGGCGCTGGCGCGGTACCTGTCCATCACTGACGCGCACATTCTCGAGCCGGCGGTTCGCGCTTGCGTACGGATATACGCCGCGCGCTGTCTCCTCGCGGACGACCGGCGGGAGGAGGCCACCGCGCAGGTGGAGGCGGCCGTACCCTTGCTGGCCGATTGGCGTGGATGGCGGGTGACCCAACTCGCCCAGGTCCGCGCCCAGCTTGGCATGGCGCCGGCCGACGCGGCGCCCGCGGTCACCGGTCCGACCGCCCTGACACCCCGCGAGCGGGAAGTGGCAGTGCTGATCAGCGACGGGCTGACCAACACGGAGCTGGCCCGGCGCCTTTACATCTCACCGAAGACCGCCGCCGTTCACGTCTCGAACATCCTGCGGAAGCTGGGCGTCTCGTCGCGGACCGAGGTAGGCGACCGCGTCGGGCGTCCTTGA
- a CDS encoding DUF4328 domain-containing protein: protein MTQYAPYSQPSPTFVSYSTARSLRVRSIVAICGLVTVMVATLASAGILWYALEVAATAIETNEDLDRAEALLTGLALLAVALTVCSMLFAGIAFISWLHRARKNLDEFGVPTLRWAPGWSIGGWFVPLANLVIPLLVVNEIDRESERRLMEGRGWPAGGPRRTWFALWATLWTAFLILDRVTSVMPFDDPDDPVTIAITVITAAVAIGAAISAIFLIRRVTNFQEQILQGAVTPDVIAGAPYSSQLGAPATWPTTPGAPTAAPFPSAPTTASDAWAGGVGVWDGRPQVRPVRPAQAPQSSTGESR from the coding sequence ATGACCCAGTACGCGCCCTACAGTCAGCCGTCGCCGACGTTCGTGTCCTACAGCACCGCCAGGTCGCTTCGCGTCCGATCGATCGTCGCGATCTGCGGGCTGGTGACCGTCATGGTGGCGACGCTGGCCAGCGCCGGCATCCTCTGGTACGCCCTGGAAGTCGCCGCCACCGCGATCGAGACCAACGAAGACCTTGACCGGGCCGAGGCCCTGCTGACGGGGCTCGCCCTGCTGGCCGTAGCCCTCACGGTCTGCTCCATGCTCTTCGCGGGGATCGCGTTCATCTCCTGGCTGCACCGTGCCCGCAAGAATCTCGACGAGTTCGGCGTCCCCACCCTGCGATGGGCCCCGGGCTGGTCCATCGGCGGCTGGTTCGTGCCCCTGGCCAACCTGGTCATTCCGCTCCTCGTCGTCAACGAGATCGACCGCGAGTCCGAGCGCCGCCTGATGGAAGGCCGAGGCTGGCCGGCCGGCGGCCCGCGGCGTACGTGGTTCGCCCTGTGGGCGACGCTGTGGACGGCGTTCCTGATCCTCGACCGGGTAACGAGCGTGATGCCGTTCGACGATCCCGACGACCCCGTCACGATCGCCATCACCGTGATAACAGCCGCCGTCGCCATCGGCGCAGCGATCAGCGCCATCTTCCTCATCCGCCGGGTCACCAACTTCCAGGAGCAGATCCTGCAGGGCGCCGTCACGCCGGACGTCATCGCCGGAGCGCCCTATTCATCACAGCTCGGCGCTCCCGCAACCTGGCCCACCACCCCGGGCGCCCCCACCGCAGCGCCGTTCCCCAGCGCCCCCACAACGGCGTCCGATGCGTGGGCAGGCGGCGTGGGAGTCTGGGATGGTCGGCCGCAGGTCAGGCCCGTGAGACCTGCTCAGGCTCCGCAGTCTTCGACAGGAGAGAGCCGCTAA
- a CDS encoding zinc-binding dehydrogenase: protein MRAIQVATFGGPEVLSLAEVPDPVPGPGQVVVGMAAADVIFLDTLLRGGWGQDFFPRTLPYVPGGGGAGTVVQTGDGVDPTWVGRQVVVRTSTGYAERVLADVEEITAVPDGLAIEAAAALVHDGVTALNLDRLGTPQRGEWVLVAAAAGGAGSLLVQLAADAGAQVVAAASSTAKLALARELGAEVAVDYTRPDWIDRVRETTGGGAALVYDGAGGRLGTVAFDAVADGGRFVTYGTADGFAAPDREEAARRGVRVLTPLLDGRPDQQTVRELLGLALERAAQGRLRPAIGATLPLDQAADAHRALAARATVGKSLLLVGGQPAR from the coding sequence ATGCGTGCGATCCAAGTGGCTACGTTCGGCGGTCCGGAAGTGCTGTCACTCGCGGAGGTCCCGGATCCGGTGCCCGGACCAGGGCAAGTTGTCGTCGGTATGGCAGCAGCGGACGTCATTTTCCTGGACACCCTGCTGCGCGGCGGCTGGGGACAGGACTTCTTCCCGCGCACGTTGCCATACGTGCCCGGTGGTGGGGGAGCGGGCACGGTGGTGCAGACCGGCGACGGGGTCGACCCGACATGGGTCGGCCGGCAGGTGGTCGTACGGACCAGCACCGGCTACGCCGAACGAGTCCTCGCGGACGTCGAGGAGATCACGGCCGTGCCGGACGGGTTAGCCATCGAGGCGGCCGCGGCGCTGGTGCACGACGGTGTGACCGCCCTCAACCTGGACCGGCTGGGCACGCCGCAGAGAGGCGAATGGGTGCTGGTCGCAGCGGCTGCCGGCGGAGCCGGATCACTGCTGGTGCAGCTAGCCGCCGACGCCGGAGCGCAAGTGGTGGCCGCCGCGTCCAGCACCGCCAAACTGGCCCTGGCCCGCGAGCTGGGTGCGGAGGTCGCCGTTGACTACACGCGGCCGGACTGGATAGACCGGGTACGTGAGACGACCGGTGGCGGCGCCGCGCTGGTCTACGACGGGGCGGGTGGCCGCCTGGGTACGGTCGCCTTCGACGCGGTGGCCGACGGCGGCCGTTTCGTCACCTACGGCACCGCTGACGGCTTCGCCGCCCCCGACCGCGAGGAGGCCGCGCGCCGCGGCGTACGGGTGCTCACTCCGCTCCTGGACGGCCGGCCGGACCAGCAGACCGTGCGCGAACTGTTGGGCCTGGCACTGGAACGGGCCGCGCAGGGACGCCTACGCCCGGCGATCGGCGCGACCCTCCCACTGGACCAGGCCGCTGACGCTCACCGAGCACTAGCCGCGCGGGCGACGGTCGGCAAGTCACTGTTGCTGGTCGGCGGCCAACCGGCCCGTTGA
- the coaD gene encoding pantetheine-phosphate adenylyltransferase, with translation MSEPAWSSRHGSHAVYPGTFDPFTAGHMDVVDRARHLFDRVTVLVAVNSEKQPTATQEQRVAALRSRLSEDWSNVAVTAWAGLTAAFCHEHRSSVIVRGIRNPTDLRHEYQLAAMNEELGITTLLVPARTGLATVSSTAVRALRA, from the coding sequence ATGTCCGAGCCAGCGTGGAGCAGCCGGCACGGCTCGCATGCCGTCTACCCGGGAACTTTCGACCCCTTCACGGCCGGGCACATGGATGTCGTCGACCGGGCGAGACACCTGTTCGACCGGGTCACTGTGCTCGTAGCGGTGAACAGCGAGAAGCAACCAACTGCGACGCAGGAACAGCGGGTGGCGGCCCTTCGCAGCCGGCTTTCAGAGGACTGGAGCAATGTGGCGGTGACGGCATGGGCGGGCCTGACCGCGGCGTTCTGTCATGAGCACCGGTCCAGCGTGATCGTCCGCGGCATCCGGAACCCCACCGATCTTCGACACGAGTATCAGCTGGCAGCGATGAATGAAGAACTGGGTATCACGACGCTTCTGGTGCCGGCGCGCACTGGATTGGCGACGGTGTCCTCCACAGCGGTGCGCGCCCTTCGTGCCTGA
- a CDS encoding polysaccharide deacetylase family protein: MSIYGRMLACCAVLALAGCGATEAVPDAPATSTPAVPASSAPPPLESAHGPTGTPAPRRSGALPPVVNHGPRRGKRVALTFDADMTDAMIVRLRRGEVSSYANLSMLDLLEKRKIPATFFVTGQWAEQYPQVTRRLAANPRFELANHSYEHAAFTADCYGLPRLPAGRMTGDVARTFRVLEPFGGRQTRYFRFPGLCHDKAALRALAPLGVTVVDGDVVSGDPFARSAAPVVQAVLSTVRPGSIVIMHVTEANAQYTDEALPLILAGLQRRGLEPVTLSELLGEQPG; encoded by the coding sequence ATGTCGATCTATGGGCGGATGCTCGCGTGCTGCGCGGTGCTGGCGTTGGCGGGGTGCGGCGCCACGGAGGCGGTGCCCGACGCCCCGGCGACGAGCACGCCGGCCGTCCCGGCATCGTCCGCTCCCCCGCCGCTCGAGTCGGCGCATGGCCCGACCGGCACGCCGGCACCGCGCCGCAGTGGGGCGTTGCCACCGGTGGTGAACCACGGCCCGCGCAGAGGAAAGCGGGTGGCGTTGACCTTTGACGCCGACATGACCGACGCCATGATCGTTCGGCTGCGGCGCGGCGAGGTGTCCTCGTACGCGAATCTGTCGATGCTGGACCTGCTCGAGAAGCGCAAGATACCCGCGACCTTCTTCGTCACCGGCCAGTGGGCCGAGCAGTATCCGCAGGTGACCCGCAGGCTTGCCGCCAATCCGCGATTCGAACTGGCCAACCACAGCTACGAGCACGCGGCGTTCACCGCCGACTGCTACGGATTGCCCCGGTTGCCGGCCGGCCGGATGACCGGCGACGTCGCCAGGACCTTTCGGGTGCTGGAACCGTTCGGCGGGCGGCAGACCCGGTACTTCCGATTCCCGGGCCTCTGCCACGACAAGGCGGCGCTTCGGGCCCTGGCGCCGCTCGGGGTGACCGTGGTCGACGGCGATGTGGTCAGCGGTGATCCGTTCGCCCGAAGCGCGGCTCCGGTGGTGCAGGCGGTGTTGTCGACCGTGCGGCCCGGCTCGATCGTGATCATGCATGTCACGGAAGCGAACGCCCAGTACACCGACGAGGCGCTGCCGCTCATCCTGGCGGGACTCCAGCGACGCGGCCTGGAGCCGGTCACCCTCTCCGAGCTGTTGGGTGAGCAGCCCGGATGA